In Enterocloster clostridioformis, one genomic interval encodes:
- a CDS encoding TetR/AcrR family transcriptional regulator, translating to MKKNVGTSYFKDLSRKDYVVQASRIIKKEGVEAISIRRIAAELGCSSASMYRYFQNLDELLFYAQLDALNEYILDLSKCEKDWNDIWDVHFGIWRSYAKEAFKKPQAFEAVFYRNINRDLGEALKEYYEMFPDAIIQVSPFIKEMLEIPSYYQRDYYICRLLVAEGKISEENAKKLNHIICTLFLGYFKFVQEHGVSQEEIPELVNQFIQESKEITQCYAYDFTPK from the coding sequence ATGAAAAAGAATGTGGGAACATCCTACTTTAAAGATTTGAGCAGGAAGGATTATGTGGTTCAGGCCAGCAGAATTATAAAGAAGGAGGGAGTGGAGGCCATCAGCATCCGGCGTATTGCGGCAGAGCTGGGATGTTCATCCGCCAGTATGTACCGGTATTTTCAGAACCTGGATGAGCTTTTGTTTTATGCCCAGCTGGATGCGCTCAACGAGTATATCCTGGATTTGTCAAAATGTGAGAAGGATTGGAATGATATCTGGGACGTGCATTTCGGCATATGGCGTTCCTATGCAAAGGAAGCATTTAAAAAGCCCCAGGCTTTTGAGGCTGTATTCTACCGGAACATCAACCGGGACCTGGGAGAGGCCCTTAAGGAATACTATGAGATGTTTCCGGATGCCATCATACAGGTTAGCCCCTTCATCAAGGAGATGCTTGAGATACCCAGCTATTACCAGAGGGATTATTATATATGCAGGCTTCTGGTGGCTGAGGGCAAAATTTCAGAGGAAAATGCAAAAAAGCTGAATCATATCATATGCACCCTGTTTCTGGGATATTTTAAGTTTGTCCAGGAGCACGGCGTCAGTCAGGAAGAGATTCCGGAGCTGGTAAACCAGTTCATTCAGGAGAGCAAGGAAATCACACAGTGCTATGCCTATGATTTCACACCCAAGTAG
- a CDS encoding GrdX family protein: MFDLGKCILVTNNDRAAEKWGDKVDQVVPVETYEEVLLKTRDLIHTNHKLLTHPQASSLKPNQTPYRTILLYSETGKSDAGDIRLIEEAIEAFNKWTAIKKVPKYDEKIAYDYKTIDLSMIENVIPKL; this comes from the coding sequence ATGTTTGATTTAGGTAAATGTATTCTGGTCACCAATAATGACCGGGCAGCAGAAAAATGGGGAGACAAGGTAGACCAGGTTGTTCCGGTGGAGACCTACGAGGAGGTACTGTTAAAGACCAGGGATTTGATTCATACAAACCACAAGCTTCTGACCCACCCCCAGGCCTCCAGTTTAAAGCCCAATCAGACGCCCTACAGGACCATCCTTTTATACAGTGAAACCGGAAAGAGTGACGCGGGGGATATCCGTCTGATTGAGGAAGCCATAGAGGCGTTCAATAAGTGGACCGCCATTAAGAAGGTGCCTAAGTATGATGAGAAGATTGCCTACGATTACAAGACCATTGATTTGTCAATGATAGAGAATGTAATCCCTAAATTATAG
- a CDS encoding peptidyl-prolyl cis-trans isomerase, whose translation MDRSRIYKGRGKRWKRTLTLCLAAVLALTVFTGCSRKTAAATGSRTVDKEYTRGQMMVIAITERNRYQNIYTSELWSVKADESGNTFEDKLMGQVEQFLIELATTNLMADEQGIELTSQERDALKSLAQEYYRNLSEQDRRFMDVSQDEVYDLYCEYYRADKLVAELTKNENLEVSDAEAKVIGIQQIELDSREEAENVLALTQAEKADFGAIAAKYSKNSRTDRTLEWQKDMDGLDSAAFELEQDQVSGILEQGGRYYIQKCVNAYDQEATAARKSRLAQEKKTKAFLGIYEPYVKEHTVKLKKLPGDVVEFSGGEGCTADNFFQLYHGYFSK comes from the coding sequence GTGGACAGAAGCAGGATATACAAGGGACGGGGGAAGAGATGGAAAAGGACCTTGACACTGTGCCTGGCAGCGGTCCTGGCACTGACTGTTTTTACCGGGTGTTCCAGGAAGACAGCTGCAGCAACCGGCTCCAGAACCGTGGATAAGGAGTACACCAGGGGGCAGATGATGGTTATTGCCATCACAGAGCGCAACCGGTACCAGAACATATATACCAGCGAACTGTGGTCTGTGAAGGCGGACGAGAGCGGCAATACATTTGAGGATAAGCTGATGGGCCAGGTGGAGCAGTTCCTGATTGAGCTGGCAACCACCAATCTGATGGCGGATGAACAGGGAATTGAACTTACAAGCCAGGAAAGGGATGCCCTTAAGTCCCTTGCCCAGGAATATTACAGAAATTTATCGGAGCAGGATCGCAGGTTTATGGATGTATCCCAGGACGAGGTGTATGACCTGTACTGCGAATACTACCGCGCGGATAAGCTGGTGGCGGAGCTGACAAAAAACGAGAACCTGGAGGTCAGTGACGCGGAGGCAAAGGTAATAGGCATCCAGCAGATTGAACTGGATTCCAGGGAGGAAGCAGAGAACGTGCTGGCCCTTACCCAGGCAGAAAAAGCGGATTTTGGAGCCATTGCCGCAAAATATTCAAAGAACAGCCGGACAGACAGGACACTGGAATGGCAGAAGGACATGGATGGCCTTGACAGTGCTGCATTTGAGCTGGAGCAGGACCAGGTCAGCGGGATACTGGAGCAGGGCGGAAGATATTATATCCAGAAGTGTGTCAATGCCTATGACCAGGAGGCCACGGCTGCCAGAAAGAGCAGGCTGGCCCAGGAGAAGAAGACAAAGGCGTTCCTGGGAATCTATGAGCCCTACGTAAAGGAACACACGGTGAAGCTTAAGAAGCTGCCCGGTGACGTGGTGGAGTTCTCCGGCGGTGAGGGCTGCACGGCGGACAACTTTTTCCAGCTGTATCACGGATATTTCAGCAAATAG
- a CDS encoding HAD family hydrolase: MIKLIVSDVDGTLVPDGSPDLDPEVFDIILRLREKGMQFVVASGRPWASVESAFEPVKKKIFYVANNGAYVGCHGRCLYAYTMDRQLAHRIIRKVRMHPELEMVYAGVNGDYLDSKNDALYDWLTNGYKFNVIRVRDVLELEEPCVKISIYKKEGIEAATRDIYEEFRDQAKMACAGDMWMDCMARDVNKGRAVRTIQESLGIKVEETMAFGDQLNDIEMLNQAYYSFAVANAREEVRRAARFQADSNVRGGVLKILKGLL; this comes from the coding sequence ATGATTAAGCTGATTGTATCGGATGTGGATGGAACCCTTGTACCGGACGGATCCCCGGATTTGGATCCGGAGGTATTTGACATTATTCTCAGGCTTCGTGAAAAGGGAATGCAGTTTGTGGTTGCCAGCGGACGCCCCTGGGCCAGTGTGGAAAGCGCGTTTGAGCCGGTAAAGAAGAAGATATTCTATGTTGCCAACAATGGGGCGTACGTGGGCTGCCACGGCAGATGCCTGTATGCCTACACCATGGACCGCCAGCTGGCCCACCGTATCATCCGGAAGGTACGTATGCATCCGGAGCTGGAGATGGTTTATGCCGGTGTGAACGGGGATTATCTGGATTCTAAGAACGATGCCCTGTACGACTGGCTGACCAATGGCTATAAGTTTAATGTTATCCGGGTAAGGGACGTGCTGGAGCTGGAGGAGCCATGTGTGAAGATTTCCATTTATAAGAAGGAGGGAATCGAGGCAGCCACCAGGGACATATATGAGGAGTTTAGGGACCAGGCCAAGATGGCCTGCGCCGGTGACATGTGGATGGACTGTATGGCCAGGGATGTGAACAAGGGCAGGGCCGTGCGCACCATACAGGAGAGCCTGGGCATTAAGGTGGAGGAGACCATGGCCTTCGGGGACCAGCTCAACGATATAGAGATGCTGAACCAGGCCTATTACAGCTTTGCGGTTGCCAATGCCAGGGAAGAGGTCCGCAGGGCAGCCAGATTCCAGGCGGACAGCAATGTGCGGGGCGGAGTCCTCAAGATACTGAAAGGGCTGCTGTGA
- a CDS encoding Maf family protein, with protein sequence MDMRHTWGGYQVVLASASPRRKELLAQIGLEPEIRPSRMEEETREKKPDMVVMELSRQKAEDVASGCPVGTMVIGADTVVSVGNEILGKPGTPMRAYEMLEKIQGRTHQVYTGVTVLLCQGKDRCHGITFAERTDVHVYPMTCGEMKEYAQCGEPLDKAGAYGIQGRFAAYIKGIDGDYANVVGLPVGRLYQEIKRLLEDREDD encoded by the coding sequence ATGGATATGAGACATACTTGGGGAGGATATCAGGTCGTGCTGGCCTCGGCATCCCCCAGACGGAAGGAACTGCTGGCACAGATTGGCCTGGAGCCTGAAATCAGGCCCAGCCGGATGGAGGAGGAAACCAGGGAGAAGAAGCCGGATATGGTGGTCATGGAGCTGTCCAGACAGAAGGCGGAGGACGTTGCGTCGGGATGTCCCGTGGGCACCATGGTGATCGGGGCTGATACAGTGGTTTCCGTGGGAAATGAGATACTGGGAAAGCCGGGAACTCCCATGAGGGCTTATGAGATGCTGGAGAAGATTCAGGGCAGGACCCATCAGGTATACACCGGTGTGACGGTGTTGCTGTGCCAGGGGAAGGACAGGTGCCATGGGATTACATTTGCGGAGCGCACGGATGTCCATGTATACCCTATGACCTGTGGGGAAATGAAGGAGTATGCCCAGTGCGGTGAGCCCCTGGATAAGGCGGGGGCCTACGGAATTCAGGGCAGGTTTGCCGCCTATATAAAAGGAATTGACGGGGACTACGCCAACGTGGTGGGACTGCCCGTGGGACGTCTCTATCAGGAGATAAAAAGACTTTTGGAGGACAGGGAAGATGATTAA
- a CDS encoding putative ABC transporter permease, producing the protein MNVYDFINWFFMYSFLGYLLECIVLSAEYKRPVVDRGFGHGPFCVIYGFGALGACMLLRPVSGSPMELYTASMAMATTMELVTANIMVRLFGSFWWDYSRKPFNYKGMICLESSLGWGLLGLFFFYFLDIRVRAAVFSLPGHVGPVLAVGLTMFYLVDFIRCFRLRLGGMEDEDAPAVGRLKIY; encoded by the coding sequence ATGAATGTTTATGATTTCATCAACTGGTTTTTTATGTATAGTTTTCTTGGTTACCTGCTGGAATGTATTGTGCTGAGTGCAGAATATAAGCGGCCTGTAGTGGACCGTGGCTTTGGCCATGGCCCCTTTTGCGTCATATATGGGTTCGGCGCCCTGGGCGCCTGCATGCTGCTGCGGCCCGTTTCGGGCAGCCCCATGGAGCTCTACACGGCGTCCATGGCCATGGCTACTACCATGGAACTGGTCACAGCCAATATTATGGTCCGGCTGTTCGGTTCCTTCTGGTGGGACTACAGCCGCAAACCCTTTAATTACAAAGGAATGATCTGTCTGGAAAGCAGCCTCGGGTGGGGACTTTTGGGTCTGTTTTTCTTTTATTTTCTGGATATAAGGGTTCGTGCTGCCGTGTTCAGCCTGCCCGGCCATGTAGGGCCCGTTTTGGCGGTAGGACTTACCATGTTCTATCTGGTGGATTTCATCCGCTGTTTTCGCCTGCGCCTGGGCGGTATGGAAGATGAAGATGCGCCGGCAGTGGGCCGGCTGAAGATATATTAA
- a CDS encoding divergent PAP2 family protein, producing MLGNQLLMSAVTGWVVAQFLKTLIDFALNKNFNAERLVGSGGMPSSHSATVCGLTTAALLKYGAGSFEFAVSFVLSMIVMYDAIGVRRETGKQAKLLNSILSENPLKLNAEVLQEKLKEYVGHTPLQVLAGAILGIGLALALNSCY from the coding sequence ATGCTTGGCAATCAGCTTCTTATGAGTGCCGTTACAGGATGGGTGGTTGCCCAGTTCTTAAAGACACTGATTGACTTTGCTTTGAATAAGAATTTTAACGCGGAGCGCCTGGTGGGGTCAGGCGGCATGCCCAGTTCCCACTCTGCCACGGTCTGCGGCCTGACCACAGCGGCCCTGCTTAAATACGGGGCCGGCTCCTTTGAATTTGCCGTGTCCTTCGTGCTCTCCATGATTGTCATGTATGATGCCATCGGAGTGAGGCGTGAGACCGGAAAACAGGCCAAGCTGCTGAATTCCATCCTTTCAGAGAATCCCCTTAAGCTCAATGCGGAAGTGCTTCAGGAGAAGCTTAAGGAGTACGTGGGACACACGCCTTTGCAGGTTCTGGCAGGGGCTATATTGGGAATCGGGCTGGCTCTGGCCCTGAATTCCTGCTATTAA
- the glgA gene encoding glycogen synthase GlgA, with the protein MKKILFAASEAVPFIKTGGLADVVGSLPKCFDKEYFDVRVIIPKYLCIKQEWRDKMEYVNHFYMDYLGQSRYVGILQYVHEGITFYFIDNESYFNGAKPYGDWYWDLEKFCFFCRAALSALPVIGFRPDVVHCHDWQTGLIPVLLKDKFHEGEFFCNMKSVITIHNLKFQGVWDVKTIKRFTELPDYYFAPDKLEAYKDGNLLKGGIVYADAITTVSNTYAEEIKLPFYGEGLDGLMRSRAGSLRGIVNGIDYDEFNPETDTYIAQTYNAKNFRKEKVKDKKALQQELGLPVDEKTFMVGIVSRLTDQKGFDLIQCVMDELCNDDLQLVVLGTGEERYENMFRHYDWKYHDRVSAQIYYSEAMSHKIYAASDAFLMPSLFEPCGLSQLMALRYGTVPIVRETGGLKDTVEPYNEYESTGTGFSFANYNAHEMLGSVRYAKYVYSSKRREWNKIIDRAMAKDYSWWTSAAKYQELYDWLIGY; encoded by the coding sequence ATGAAGAAAATATTATTTGCAGCTTCAGAAGCAGTGCCGTTTATTAAAACAGGAGGACTGGCAGACGTAGTGGGCTCCCTGCCAAAATGCTTTGATAAAGAGTATTTTGATGTCAGGGTCATCATTCCCAAGTACCTTTGCATCAAACAGGAGTGGCGTGACAAGATGGAATATGTAAACCACTTCTATATGGATTATCTGGGACAGAGCCGCTATGTGGGCATCCTGCAGTACGTACACGAGGGTATAACCTTTTACTTTATTGATAATGAGAGTTATTTTAACGGGGCAAAGCCATACGGGGATTGGTATTGGGATTTGGAGAAGTTCTGCTTCTTCTGCCGGGCAGCCTTATCAGCTCTGCCTGTGATTGGATTCCGGCCCGATGTGGTGCACTGTCATGACTGGCAGACAGGACTGATTCCTGTTCTTCTCAAGGATAAGTTCCACGAGGGAGAATTTTTCTGCAATATGAAGTCTGTAATCACCATCCACAACCTGAAGTTCCAGGGTGTGTGGGATGTGAAAACCATCAAGCGCTTTACAGAACTGCCGGATTATTATTTCGCGCCGGATAAGCTTGAAGCCTACAAGGACGGAAACCTGTTAAAAGGCGGTATCGTATATGCAGATGCCATCACCACGGTCAGCAACACTTATGCAGAAGAGATTAAGCTGCCATTCTACGGCGAGGGACTGGACGGCCTTATGCGTTCCAGGGCCGGAAGCCTCAGGGGAATTGTAAACGGCATTGACTACGATGAGTTTAATCCGGAGACAGATACGTATATTGCCCAGACCTATAATGCTAAGAATTTCCGCAAGGAAAAGGTAAAGGACAAGAAGGCGCTTCAGCAGGAGTTAGGCCTTCCGGTGGATGAGAAGACGTTTATGGTCGGCATCGTCTCCCGTCTTACGGACCAGAAGGGCTTTGACCTGATTCAGTGCGTCATGGATGAGCTGTGCAACGATGATTTGCAGCTGGTGGTACTGGGAACAGGTGAGGAGCGCTATGAGAACATGTTCCGCCACTATGACTGGAAGTATCATGACCGGGTATCGGCCCAGATCTACTACTCAGAGGCCATGTCCCATAAGATTTACGCAGCAAGCGACGCATTCCTTATGCCTTCCCTGTTTGAGCCATGCGGCTTGAGCCAGCTGATGGCTCTGCGTTACGGCACGGTTCCCATTGTCAGGGAGACAGGCGGTCTTAAGGATACAGTGGAGCCTTATAATGAATACGAGAGCACGGGCACAGGATTCTCCTTTGCCAATTACAATGCTCATGAGATGCTGGGAAGCGTGCGCTATGCCAAGTATGTCTACAGCAGCAAACGCCGGGAGTGGAATAAGATTATCGACAGGGCTATGGCCAAGGATTATTCCTGGTGGACCTCTGCCGCCAAGTACCAGGAACTTTATGACTGGCTGATTGGATATTGA
- the spo0A gene encoding sporulation transcription factor Spo0A, whose protein sequence is MEKLNVAIVDDNPLILNTLDELINAEDGLSVIGKADNGADAINMIVDTTPDIVLLDLVMPKIDGISVVEKVKSEHTFLKNPAFIILSAVGGEQMTEDAFKAGANYYLMKPFDKEILVNKIRHIGKLPDKQPAGKVLTAPFEPGEESHITREEYMKEHLETDITKMLHELGIPAHIKGYQYLRDAIAMSVEDQEMMSSVTKILYPAIAKRNQTTASRVERAIRHAIEVAWGRGKMETIDEVFGYTISTGKGKPTNSEFIALISDKILLEYKKI, encoded by the coding sequence GTGGAAAAGCTGAATGTTGCGATTGTCGATGACAATCCGCTGATTCTGAATACGCTGGATGAACTGATTAACGCAGAAGACGGATTATCTGTAATTGGAAAGGCAGACAATGGCGCTGATGCCATTAACATGATTGTTGACACCACGCCGGACATTGTACTGCTGGATTTGGTAATGCCGAAAATTGACGGTATATCCGTAGTGGAAAAAGTGAAAAGCGAGCATACTTTCCTGAAAAATCCTGCATTCATTATACTTAGTGCAGTGGGTGGAGAACAGATGACAGAAGATGCCTTTAAGGCGGGAGCTAATTACTATCTGATGAAACCCTTCGACAAGGAAATCCTGGTAAACAAGATTCGTCATATTGGAAAACTGCCCGATAAACAGCCGGCAGGAAAAGTATTAACGGCTCCTTTTGAGCCGGGGGAAGAATCCCATATCACCAGGGAGGAGTACATGAAGGAGCATCTGGAAACAGACATTACAAAGATGCTTCATGAGCTGGGCATACCGGCCCACATTAAAGGATATCAGTATCTGAGAGATGCTATCGCCATGTCGGTGGAAGACCAGGAAATGATGAGCAGCGTGACGAAAATCCTCTATCCGGCCATAGCCAAACGCAACCAGACAACGGCCAGCCGGGTGGAACGTGCCATACGTCATGCCATCGAGGTGGCCTGGGGCAGAGGCAAGATGGAAACCATCGATGAAGTTTTCGGTTATACAATCAGTACCGGAAAGGGTAAGCCTACCAATTCTGAATTCATTGCGCTGATATCGGATAAAATACTCTTGGAATACAAAAAAATTTAA